The following are encoded together in the Malaya genurostris strain Urasoe2022 chromosome 3, Malgen_1.1, whole genome shotgun sequence genome:
- the LOC131434763 gene encoding insulin-like growth factor-binding protein complex acid labile subunit, whose amino-acid sequence MFSIRLLLLKLLFSGACAIIHDCYHFLNGVYNLRYCAFNNISVTHDAEEIVFRSEYPRPYFFEFHDSKLTEIPRILFTSFPELQNLDATRTQLENINKYTFEHAKELRFLNLSNNQLTVLNNFVFKGCDKLVKLDLSNNRISDIKDKALGDAIKVDHLDLSDNSLSELNETLFSKLSLLSFLSLANNRLKVLNDHLFDNCTMMAYLDLKGNQIQTLSDYLLNSLTYLRTLVVDSNKLTTLRIPQQLTKLFASKNQLSSVYADEPEKSQLYALSLSKNKLTSIRNITVLENITVLDLSFNAIGPLNLTTFLKLKKLVDLNLEATQLTTLEHGLFTQQSKLRRLDISYNFLRKLDLTVMTSQPGLERLYIDGNGLLEINYEHVPELFQNLTYLGLFANAWNCSYLTALVRFCNRNGIVVSSSKTYGEMSYMTNVQGIYCASSDKDRIYFQPSSAVWHEDDNFNSGKDVQLELTVGNISSTEFEYKLMVELLDMIKSVNATSSDRLEEMRRTAFSSERGCESLHTTGYQVFIMLILTFILVINVGFLLYVHYNANARRTIDQMIIFRRGEASVQTQLEEF is encoded by the exons ATGTTCTCGATAAG GCTGCTGTTGCTGAAACTGCTGTTTTCCGGTGCGTGTGCCATCATTCATGACTGCTACCACTTCCTCAATGGTGTGTACAACCTTCGGTACTGTGCTTTCAATAACATTAGTGTAACCCACGATGCGGAAGAGATTGTGTTCCGGTCCGAATATCCGAGGCCGTACTTTTTCGAGTTTCATGATTCGAAACTCACCGAAATTCCACGAATCTTGTTCACTTCGTTTCCGGAACTGCAAAACTTGGACGCAACTCGAACGCAGCTGGAGAATATCAACAAGTACACGTTTGAGCATGCCAAGGAGCTACGGTTCCTGAACTTGTCCAACAATCAGCtaacagttttgaacaacttcgtATTCAAAGGATGTGACAAACTTGTGAAGTTGGATTTATCAAACAATCGAATTAGCGATATCAAGGATAAAGCGCTTGGTGATGCCATTAAGGTTGATCACTTAGATTTGTCTGACAACTCGTTGTCGGAACTGAACGAAACCTTATTCTCCAAACTAAGTCTACTGTCATTCCTTTCGTTGGCAAATAATCGTTTGAAAGTGCTGAACGATCATCTTTTTGACAACTGCACGATGATGGCCTATCTCGACCTTAAGGGGAATCAAATTCAAACATTGAGTGACTACCTTTTGAATAGTTTAACCTACTTGAGAACATTAGTGGTTGACAGCAATAAATTGACAACACTGAGAATACCGCAACAGCTAACGAAGCTATTCGCGTCGAAAAATCAGCTTTCCTCCGTATACGCTGATGAACCGGAGAAATCGCAGCTATATGCGCTTAGTTTGTCCAAAAATAAACTGACGAGTATTAGAAACATTACCGTATTGGAGAACATTACCGTGTTAGACCTGTCCTTCAATGCGATCGGTCCTCTAAATCTAACAACATTTCTGAAACTGAAGAAACTGGTGGATTTGAATCTGGAAGCAACACAACTTACCACACTAGAACATGGTCTATTCACCCAACAGTCGAAATTGCGGCGCTTGGATATATCCTACAACTTTCTTCGGAAACTTGATCTTACTGTGATGACTTCGCAGCCTGGCCTGGAGAGGCTTTATATCGATGGGAACGGCCTGTTGGAAATCAACTACGAGCACGTTCCGGAGCTTTTCCAAAATCTCACCTATTTGGGATTGTTCGCAAATGCGTGGAATTGTTCTTACCTAACCGCGTTGGTGCGATTTTGTAATCGAAACGGTATTGTCGTAAGCTCATCAAAGACCTACGGTGAAATGTCCTACATGACCAACGTCCAAGGTATCTATTGTGCCAGTTCGGATAAGGATCGGATATACTTTCAACCTAGCAGTGCTGTCTGGCATGAAGATGACAATTTTAATAGTGGGAAAGACGTTCAGTTGGAATTGACTGTCGGGAATATTAGTTCAACAGAGTTCGAGTACAAATTGATGGTGGAGTTGTTGGACATGATAAAATCGGTGAATGCGACGAGCAGCGATCGGTTGGAAGAAATGCGTCGAACGGCGTTTAGTTCCGAGAGAGGATGCGAATCGCTTCACACCACCGGATATCAAGTGTTCATTATGTTGATTCTAACTTTCATTCTGGTGATCAATGTGGGATTCTTGCTGTATGTGCACTACAACGCCAACGCCCGTAGAACCATCGATCAGATGATCATTTTTAGACGAGGAGAGGCATCAGTGCAAACACAGCTGGAGGAATTTTGA